A region from the Vicia villosa cultivar HV-30 ecotype Madison, WI linkage group LG3, Vvil1.0, whole genome shotgun sequence genome encodes:
- the LOC131658199 gene encoding uncharacterized protein LOC131658199: MSVLVNGSPTKEFVVERGPCQGDPLSPFLFVIVAEGLKIMVNKAVVNGGFVGCYVNNKYFVDVLQFVDDTLLVGDGSWKYLWATKAVLRGFEMVSGLGINFNKSKLIGIDINSRFMDVATSFLACKMEEKDFTFLCICIGSNPKRMHFWNPLVEKIRKRLSSWKGRRWLFDFLLAFFMDEGGIIKLLFPCLFAISYLQEVYVACVGVWDEGEWKWNGLGISHVPADLKLQEEELRALLQHHCPLAANTDNNDHLDWVVWLRPGQDSFSVSSCYSVIGTSSMMYDPPSNFDFVYPLIWKVEVPLKIKAFGWRCFKYRIPTKDLLLHRGILSSTSNLGCVFCEDSIESPIHLLLSCRMADEVWKEMACWIGLTNYKEGDFKESYWR, encoded by the exons ATGTCGGTTTTAGTTAATGGTAGTCCCACTAAAGAGTTTGTTGTTGAGAGGGGGCCTTGCCAAGGTGATCCTTTATCTCCATTTCTTTTTGTTATTGTAGCGGAAGGGCTTAAAATTATGGTGAACAAGGCGGTGGTCAACGGGGGTTTTGTAGGCTGTTATGTGAATAATAAATACTTTGTGGATGTCCTCCAATTTGTGGATGACACTTTATTAGTTGGAGATGGTAGTTGGAAGTATCTGTGGGCGACTAAAGCGGTTTTAAGAGGTTTTGAGATGGTGTCGGGCCTTGGTATAAATTTCAATAAGAGTAAGCTTATTGGGATTGACATAAATTCTCGTTTCATGGATGTGGCTACATCTTTCCTTGCTTGCAAAATGGAGGAGAAGGACTTCACTTTTCTTTGTATTTGCATTGGCTCTAATCCAAAAAGAATGCATTTTTGGAATCCTTTGGTGGAAAAAATTAGGAAGAGATTGAGCTCTTGGAAAGGAAG GAGATGGCTTTTCGACTTCCTTTTGGCATTCTTTATGGATGAAGGAGGTATTATTAAGTTATTATTTCCGTGTTTATTTGCTATTTCTTATTTACAAGAAGTATATGTTGCTTGTGTGGGAGTTTGGGATGAAGGAGAATGGAAGTGGAATGGTCTCGGTATTTCTCACGTGCCGGCGGATTTAAAGTTGCAAGAGGAGGAACTTCGGGCGCTGCTTCAGCATCACTGCCCCTTGGCTGCCAATACGGACAACAACGATCATCTTGACTGGGTGGTTTGGCTCCGGCCTGGACAAGATTCGTTCTCGGTCTCTTCGTGCTATTCGGTCATTGGTACCTCTTCCATGATGTATGACCCTCCAAGTAATTTTGATTTCGTTTATCCTCTTATTTGGAAGGTTGAAGTTCCACTTAAAATCAAAGCCTTTGGGTGGAGATGCTTCAAGTATAGGATTCCGACGAAGGATTTGCTTCTTCATCGAGGTATTTTATCTtctacctctaatcttggttGTGTCTTTTGTGAAGATTCCATTGAGTCGCCTATCCATCTTCTCTTATCTTGTCGTATGGCGGACGAGGTTTGGAAGGAAATGGCGTGTTGGATAGGATTAACTAACTATAAAGAGGGGGACTTTAAAGAGAGTTATTGGAGATGA
- the LOC131658200 gene encoding uncharacterized protein LOC131658200 has translation MEVIPILESPPLFQRLHVCLDACKKGFKAGCRPLIGLDGCFLKGYYGGQLLSAVAQDANNQFYVIAYAVVDSETKDNCKWFLTLLESDIGDHVSYGWNFISDQQKGLLPALKEAMPLVYHRNCVLHIWKNFIKQYKDKELRGIVWQCAKSTTEPEFNAHMEKLKTLNEKAWSYLYNIDKTTWVKAYFSHWPKLDNITNNMCEVWNNKIVKYREKPILTMMEELRCYLMRRMASHKRVLGTCKSILPPVQQRKIEKLKVESNKWTPQITGDDQYEVRRHGTSLGVNLDLQTCICQMWQLTGMPCIHAIAAIAYKVEKSENYVHQWLTMEALNATYDHYILPVNSQEYWKITEHPKPEPPKLKRPIGRPKKHRRKNAISEDMPGSGTRKVKRRYEVICPKCGEAGHYEKTCKGPPKPGYVKKNKKLESPQPPVVRSTPIRPSPPPVTPSPPPVRLPTPSFIARPSTVGTSSIRPPTGPSSHGFMPTPKFTQWRPT, from the exons ATGGAAGTGATTCCCATATTGGAATCTCCTCCGTTATTTCAAAGACTGCATGTTTGCTTGGATGCTTGCAAGAAAGGTTTTAAAGCTGGATGTAGGCCATTGATAGGACTTGATGGGTGTTTTTTGAAAGGATATTATGGGGGACAACTCCTATCAGCTGTTGCTCAAGATGCAAATAACCAATTCTATGTTATTGCATACGCAGTGGTTGATTCTGAGACAAAAGATAATTGCAAGTGGTTTTTGACATTACTTGAAAGTGACATAGGAGACCATGTGAGCTATGGATGGAACTTCATATCTGATCAACAGAag GGATTATTGCCTGCACTAAAGGAAGCAATGCCACTTGTCTATCATAGGAATTGTGTACTCCATATATGGAAGAACTTCATCAAGCAATATAAGGACAAAGAGTTACGAGGTATTGTGTGGCAATGTGCAAAAAGCACAACTGAACCAGAGTTCAATGCTCATATGGAAAAATTGAAGACACTTAATGAAAAAGCATGGAGTTATCTCTACAACATTGATAAAACAACATGGGTGAAGGCGTATTTCAGTCATTGGCCTAAGTTGGATAACATCACAAACAACATGTGTGAAGTTTGGAATAACAAGATTGTGAAATATAGAGAAAAGCCTATTTTGACAATGATGGAAGAGTTGAGGTGTTACTTGATGAGGAGGATGGCATCCCATAAGAGAGTCTTAGGCACATGCAAGAGTATATTACCACCTGTTCAACAAAGAAAGATTGAAAAATTAAAGGTAGAGAGCAATAAGTGGACACCTCAAATAACAGGTGATGATCAATATGAGGTTCGAAGACATGGCACAAGCCTTGGGGTGAACTTGGATTTGCAAACATGTATTTGTCAAATGTGGCAATTGACTGGCATGCCTTGTATTCATGCCATTGCAGCTATAGCATATAAGGTCGAGAAGTCTGAGAATTATGTGCATCAGTGGCTCACAATGGAAGCTTTGAATGCTACTTATGATCATTACATTCTACCAGTCAACAGTCAGGAATATTGGAAAATTACAGAGCATCCTAAGCCAGAACCACCAAAGTTGAAAAGACCTATCGGTAGACCAAAGAAGCATAGAAggaaaaatgcaatttcagaAGATATGCCAGGGAGCGGAACACGTAAGGTTAAAAGAAGATATGAAGTGATTTGCCCAAAGTGTGGTGAAGCTGGTCATTATGAAAAGACATGCAAGGGACCTCCAAAACCAGGATATGTGAAAAAGAACAAAAAG CTGGAATCACCACAACCACCAGTTGTAAGGTCTACTCCTATTAGGCCATCACCACCTCCTGTTACACCATCACCTCCTCCAGTTAGGCTACCAACACCGTCTTTCATTGCACGTCCTTCAACAGTTGGAACTTCATCGATCCGACCACCAACAGGGCCTAGTAGTCATGGATTCATGCCTACTCCTAAATTTACACAATGGCGGCCAACTTGA
- the LOC131655951 gene encoding cytochrome P450 94B3-like — MLWYYIFLVLPILSFLFHRRVTTFPNTPTHTPPSYPIIGCLISFYQNRHRLLDFYTHHLSQSPTQTILLNRLGARRTVLTANPLNVEYILKTNFKNYPKGKHFTEVLGDLLGGGIFNVDGTLWSDQRKLLSHEFTTRSLRDFVAKTLEDEVQHRLIPLLELASNDNLVIDMQDILTRLTFEIVCKVSLGYDPCCLDLSKHVPPLLFAFDKASEISAMRATLPVPLIWKIKRLLNVGSEKSLKESVKIVHESVMEIIRKKKKEMNEKKYVSGSDLLTKLLETGHDEITVRDIVISIVMAGRDTSSAAMTWFFWLLTRNRSIEEVIVKGVRESFGGKNNKNDSELMRSFDYDDLKEMKYLKACLCESMRLYPPVVWDSKHAVTNDVLPDGTRVGKGDRVIYSPYGMGRMEALWGKDWNEFRPDRWFDEGDINGVLKHVSPYKFAVFQAGPRICLGKEMAFIQMEYAVASILNKFEIRPVLDGKPVFLPHLTAHMDGGFKVKVHKRV, encoded by the coding sequence ATGTTGTGGTACTACATTTTTTTGGTTCTTCCCATTCTCTCATTTCTCTTTCACAGACGTGTAACAACATTTCCTAACACTCCAACTCACACCCCTCCTTCCTATCCAATCATAGGTTGCCTTATCTCTTTTTACCAAAATCGCCACCGTCTTCTAGATTTCTATACCCACCACCTCTCTCAATCTCCAACTCAAACCATCCTCCTCAATCGTCTCGGCGCTCGCCGAACCGTTTTAACCGCAAATCCTCTCAATGTTGAATACATCCTCAAAACCAATTTCAAAAACTATCCTAAAGGAAAACACTTCACTGAAGTCCTCGGCGATCTTCTAGGTGGCGGTATATTCAATGTAGACGGTACATTATGGTCAGATCAGCGCAAACTACTCAGCCATGAATTCACCACGAGATCTCTCAGAGATTTCGTTGCCAAGActcttgaagatgaagttcaacaTAGGCTTATTCCATTGCTTGAATTGGCTTCTAATGATAACCTTGTAATTGACATGCAGGATATCTTGACGAGACTCACATTTGAAATAGTGTGTAAAGTTTCACTTGGCTATGATCCTTGTTGTTTAGATTTATCTAAACATGTGCCACCTCTTTTGTTCGCGTTCGACAAAGCTTCTGAGATAAGCGCAATGCGTGCAACTTTACCAGTTCCTTTGATTTGGAAGATCAAGAGGTTGCTTAATGTTGGATCGGAGAAATCACTTAAAGAAAGTGTTAAAATCGTTCATGAATCGGTGATGGAGATaataagaaagaagaagaaagaaatgaATGAGAAAAAATATGTTAGTGGGAGTGATTTGTTGACAAAGTTGTTGGAGACAGGTCATGATGAAATCACGGTGAGAGATATTGTTATTAGTATCGTCATGGCAGGGAGAGACACGTCGTCAGCAGCAATGACATGGTTCTTTTGGCTGTTGACAAGGAATCGTAGCATAGAGGAAGTGATAGTGAAGGGGGTGAGGGAATCTTTTGGAGGAAAAAATAACAAGAATGATTCTGAGTTGATGAGGTCTTTTGATTATGATGATTTGAAAGAGATGAAGTATTTGAAAGCTTGTCTGTGTGAGTCAATGAGGTTGTATCCACCGGTGGTTTGGGATTCGAAGCATGCCGTGACCAATGACGTGTTGCCGGATGGAACTAGGGTTGGGAAAGGAGATAGGGTGATTTATTCTCCTTATGGGATGGGGAGGATGGAGGCTTTATGGGGAAAAGACTGGAATGAGTTTAGACCAGATCGGTGGTTTGATGAAGGGGATATTAATGGAGTTTTGAAACATGTGAGTCCTTATAAGTTTGCGGTTTTTCAAGCTGGTCCCAGAATTTGTCTTGGGAAAGAAATGGCTTTTATTCAAATGGAGTATGCTGTGGCTTCAATTCTCAACAAGTTTGAAATTAGGCCTGTGTTAGATGGCAAGCCAGTGTTTTTGCCTCATCTTACTGCTCATATGGACGGTGGGTTCAAAGTGAAGGTCCACAAGAGAGTTTAA